The following proteins are encoded in a genomic region of Brachypodium distachyon strain Bd21 chromosome 1, Brachypodium_distachyon_v3.0, whole genome shotgun sequence:
- the LOC106865667 gene encoding salivary glue protein Sgs-3-like — MATPKAMTKATPTNNPTTTSTSNNRSTPNYNAVSTTTTINILTSTSTTALPTSTPTSTTASTTHVASRSIPISKATPPSPTHGHYITFAANANSIPVTTSRTSLPPPTTTPTANSHITSKPTTNSIRASTTTRARRIIHP; from the coding sequence ATGGCCACCCCCAAAGCCATGACCAAGGCCACGCCCACGAACAACCCTACTACCACCTCCACGTCCAACAACAGATCCACCCCTAACTACAACGCCGTCTCCACGACCACCACCATAAACATCCTCACCTCCACAAGCACCACGGCCTTGCCCACGTCCACGCCCACGTCTACAACCGCGTCGACCACCCACGTCGCCTCCAGATCTATCCCAATCTCCAAGGCCACCCCGCCCTCGCCCACGCACGGCCACTACATCACCTTTGCCGCCAACGCCAACTCCATCCCCGTCACCACGTCCAGAACGTCCTTGCCCCCGCCTACCACCACGCCCACGGCCAACTCGCACATCACCTCCAAGCCCACCACCAACTCCATTCGCGCCTCCACAACCACGCGGGCCAGAAGAATTATCCATCCATAA